The following DNA comes from Hippoglossus hippoglossus isolate fHipHip1 chromosome 12, fHipHip1.pri, whole genome shotgun sequence.
GAAGTTGAGTTGATGCaggaaaaaataacacacattaaaaaattGTTTGAGACAAAATTACACATATGAATTTCAAACTGTTAAATTGAAGGTTCAGTGTTGAGGATCGTGGGAAGGATCCTACCTGAAGCTGCTTTGTCTCCGTCGGTGGAAAACTCTGCTGACTGCATCTGGAACACAACAACTCACAGCTGATCGCAAACCTGCTGACgtcttcacaacaacacaactgagACATGGACCTGACTGGACCTGGTTAGACTGAACCTGGTCTGGTTAGACCGGACCTGGTCTGGTTAGTCTGCACCTGACCTGGTTAGACCGGACCTGGTCTGGTTAGTCTGGACCTGACCTGGTTAGACTGGACCTGACCTGGTTAGACTGGACCTGGTCTGGTTAGACTGAACCTGGTCTGGTTAGTCTGCACCTGACCTGGTTAGTCTGGACCTGGTCTGGTTAGTCTGGACCTGGTCTGGTTAGTCTGGACCTGACCTGGTTAGACTGAACCTGGTCTGGTTAGACTGGACCTGACCTGGTTAGTCTGTACCTGGTCTGGTTAGTCTCCACCTGACCTGGTTAGTCTGCACCTGGTCTGGTTAGACTGAACCTGACCTGGTTAGTCTGAACCTGGTCTGGTTAGACTGGACCTGACCTGGTTAGTCTGGACCTGGTCTGGTCTATAACCTGGagctctgtggactcaaacacttacTCTGGTCAAACCCGAGTGTGACGGAGACTTCGATGCACTCACTGACAAACCTGCAGGTGAAACCgaagaagcagcttcagagcAGATTCAAGGTGAAGTGAACAAAGTGAAACGTGAACGAGCTGCAGAGACTcactggtgtgcatgtgtgttctgTCAGGAAGTGACTGTGTCTTCCTGCGGAAGTTAAGgcctttttccttctcctccttcaggaTCAGACGACCCAGGTTGGACTTGATCTGGACggagacacaaagagacgtCATCAAACTCTGGTCAGTTCCTCAGTGAGCGAAACCGAACGTTTGTACCGAGGGTGaagaagaaattccctcaagaacAGAAACGACCTGAAAACACGTGGAGGCTCAGAGATCCTGGAGCTTGTCTGATGCAGCGACATTGTGATGAACAGAAGTTGTGTCAGGTTACAGAGGAAAATCTCAaaccttctccagctcctgctcctgcagcgTCCTGGCTTCTTCTGTCAGGTCCTCAAACTCATCTTCCTCCGgcagcttcttcttcctccactcgATCTCTGTGGGAGTTCAGAGTCAGATCTCAgcctcgctctgtgtgtgtgtgtgcgtgtgcgtgcgtgcgtgcgtgcgtgtgtgtgtgtgtgtgtgtgtgtgtgtgtgtgtgtgtgtgtgtgtgtgtgtgtgtgtgtgtgtgtgtgtgtgtgtgtgtgtgtgcgtgtgtgtgcgtgtgtgtgtgtgtgtgtgtgcgtgcgtgcgtgtgtgtgtgtgtgtgtgtgtgcgtgtgtgtgtgtgtgtgtgtgtgtgttacccatGGTGGCCAGCGAGGGCGGGCAGGGCCAGTACTCTGTCTCTATCTTGGACGGCTGGTTGGGATCTGGAGGCTGAGCCGCTGGGAACATGGCCGAGCGAATCACGCCGCTGCCCTCCAGAGGTTTGGCAGCATCTGtagagaggaagacaggaagtgacatcaaGCGAGGACGCCGCAGGAAACGCATCATTAACAGTGATTAACACGGGGGAGAGCTCACCCTGTTTGTAGATCGGAGGTTTCATGTAGATGTTGGTTCCATTATCTGAAAAGTCCAGAAGTGTCCGTGTcagaataaaatcatttaatcaccaataatacattttactaACAATATTACAattaatcattttcattataCTGAACCTCAACAACTTAATAAACATTTACGTACAAAATCAAAGACtttttactgtaattatttGTGTAATTATCTGATTCAAACAGGATTCTCTGTGAGAGAGAATCACAGACGTctcctgtgtcacctggtcgGTGGAAATGCTGCAGACTGACGCTGATCTTCCGTCCGGTGTTGAGCTGCAACGAGGATCCTCCAGGAGAACCGCTGTCACTCTCTGCTCTGCGAGCCttcacctgacacacacacacacacacacacacacacacacacacacacacacacacacacacacacacacacacacacactatttgaCCTTGGACCTCAGTGTTTATGTCAAACTGCTTTGATGGTACAATCACGTATTTAAGGTTTTTAAGGTGTAATTCGCACAGCGTCCTGCAGGTGGAGCCGTGGAATAGTTAACAATAGACAGAACTTAATCTGATTCTCAGGATTAATCTTCGTCTGTcgctgatgaagatgatttcATGACTTTTAAAGGCTCCACAACAGAAAACTGAACGGACGTCGTCAGTGAACTCGC
Coding sequences within:
- the dmtn gene encoding LOW QUALITY PROTEIN: dematin (The sequence of the model RefSeq protein was modified relative to this genomic sequence to represent the inferred CDS: deleted 1 base in 1 codon); translation: MQKVEGRGTPVNLPSSRGPSTPGSPATGIMTRVNDQVVGYRDLAALPRDKTILQVERPDLMTYQPHLSFSPLDPPRRERSLSPPPSSPTMSPEVKARRAESDSGSPGGSSLQLNTGRKISVSLQHFHRPDNGTNIYMKPPIYKQDAAKPLEGSGVIRSAMFPAAQPPDPNQPSKIETEYWPCPPSLATMEIEWRKKKLPEEDEFEDLTEEARTLQEQELEKIKSNLGRLILKEEKEKGLNFRRKTQSLPDRTHMHTSLSVSASKSPSHSGLTRMQSAEFSTDGDKAASDAQNGDARRERMDRGNSLPSILEQKIYPYEALIVTHRGRSKLPPGVDRTRLERHLSSEDFLRVFEMPMADFDRLSLWKRNTLKKRASLF